Proteins from a genomic interval of Heteronotia binoei isolate CCM8104 ecotype False Entrance Well chromosome 5, APGP_CSIRO_Hbin_v1, whole genome shotgun sequence:
- the LOC132572321 gene encoding zinc finger protein 345-like isoform X1, translated as MQENYETLISLAEEMAISLPRITALAESHRRGLTSGFPLSKPDLLSWMDRGEDLWVPDLQESEGREILKEASPGDDLRRKNEGDLPHPEAPSKTELRAKSSLEGNPVDGDSQPEERLGTSTAERKGEQMKPHLLTGGISKPLLPHGKPPGGERGHQCSDCGKSFSQKSNLLRHQRLHLDERPHKCDECEKSFSEAKALAKHRKCHVGDKPYKCEDCGKSFSWTSHLERHRRIHTGEKPYKCKECGKAFSVGSHLERHRRIHTGEKPYQCKECGKSFTVSSTLVQHQRTHANDKPYQCQECGKGFNVSANLVAHQRKHQGQKPYECPDCGKSFSFTSHLERHQRIHTGERPYQCTDCGKSFSRSSHLYRHQRIHTGEKPRQCIDCGKNFYLSVATLHHLQTSPNGGRDPTKCAECSRKRAVPEPPLPPSPPVCSEKPYKCPDCGKSFGQSSSLVKHQRIHTGERPYQCPECGKKFSWCSALIKHKRIHTGEKPYRCEECGKAFSVSSHLERHQRVHSPDRPHKCAECGKTYRELASLVKHQKSHAAESKRFRCSDCGKSFSWTSHLERHRRIHTGEKPYECGDCGKSFSVSSHLDRHRRIHTGEKPYRCNECGKSFSVSSTLLQHQRTHSSGKPHKCKECGKRFVASAQLLTHQRTHRGEKPYDCTVCGKSFGFISHLERHQRVHTGEKPYQCPECGKCFSRSSHRNRHQRTHLADRPLKGGARGGTEVGKGFSSSSSAKPPKEPLPALPEPPLSLMPPWWSEGDRNCNTPVAAAWPEVPTPFQGPIPSAAPAGGLRGWGMKGFLPPDPWRLGESSSSWASALTQEGWAQPPSTS; from the exons ATGCAGGAGAATTATGAGACACTCATCTCTCTGG CAGAAGAGATGGCGATTAGCCTGCCTCGGATCACTGCGCTGGCAGAGTCCCACCGGAGAGGGCTGACATCAG GATTTCCACTTTCTAAGCCTGACCTGCTctcttggatggaccgaggggagGATTTGTGGGTCCCAGACCTTCAGGAGTCTGAAGGCAGGGAGATACTGAAGGAGGCCAGCCCAG GTGATGATCTGAGGAGAAAGAATGAGGGGGATCTTCCTCATCCAGAGGCTCCCAGCAAGACAGAGTTAAGAGCAAAGAGTTCTCTAGAGGGGAATCCAGTTGATGGAGACAGCCAGCCAGAAGAGAGGCTAGGAACCTCAACAGCtgaaaggaaaggagagcagATGAAACCGCACCTTCTGACAGGGGGCATCTCCAAACCCCTGTTGCCTCATGGGAAACCACCAGGGGGTGAGAGAGGACACCAGTGTTCAGACTGTGGCAAAAGCTTCAGCCAGAAGTCCAACCTCCTGAGGCACCAGAGGCTCCACTTGGACGAGAGACCCCACAAGTGCGACGAGTGTGAGAAGAGCTTCTCGGAGGCCAAGGCTCTAGCCAAACACCGCAAATGCCATGTGGGCGACAAGCCCTACAAGTGTGAGGACTGTGGAAAAAGCTTCAGCTGGACCTCCCACCTGGAAAGACACCGGAGGATCCACACGGGTGAGAAACCCTACAAGTGCAAGGAGTGTGGGAAAGCATTCAGTGTCGGGTCGCACCTGGAGAGGCACCGGAGAATCCACACGGGAGAGAAGCCCTATCAGTGCaaagagtgtgggaagagcttcaccGTCAGCTCCACCCTGGTCCAGCACCAGAGGACTCATGCGAACGACAAGCCCTATCAGTGCCAGGAGTGTGGGAAGGGCTTCAACGTCAGCGCTAACCTTGTGGCTCACCAGAGGAAACATCAGGGCCAGAAGCCATACGAGTGCCCAGACTGCGGGAAGAGCTTCAGCTTCACTTCCCACCTGGAGAGacaccagagaatccacacaggagagaggcCCTATCAGTGCACggactgtgggaaaagcttcagccgCAGCTCCCACCTCTACAGgcaccagagaatccacacaggggagaagccacgCCAGTGCATAGACTGCGGGAAGAACTTCTACCTCAGCGTAGCGACCCTCCACCACCTCCAGACTTCCCCAAATGGGGGCAGGGACCCCACAAAGTGTGCAGAATGTAGCCGCAAACGGGCTGTCCCTGAGCCcccgcttcccccctcccccccggtttGCAGCGAGAAACCATACAAGTGCCCTGACTGCGGGAAAAGTTTTGGTCAGAGTTCGTCGCTGGTTaaacatcagagaatccacacaggggaaagGCCTTATCAGTGCCCAGAGTGCGGGAAGAAGTTTAGCTGGTGCTCTGCTCTCATCAAGCACAAGAGAATCCACACGGGAGAGAAGCCATACCGGTGTGAAGAGTGTGGCAAAGCCTTCAGTgtcagttcccacctggagaggCACCAGCGTGTGCACTCTCCTGACAGGCCGCACAAGTGTGCCGAATGTGGGAAAACTTACAGAGAACTGGCCTCGTTGGTTAAGCACCAGAAGTCCCACGCAGCTGAGAGCAAGCGCTTTCGGTGTTCCGATTGTGGCAAAAGCTTCAGTTGGACTTCCCACTTGGAAAGGCACcggagaatccacacaggggagaagccttacgAGTGCGGggactgtgggaaaagcttcagcgtCAGCTCCCACTTGGACAGGCACCGGAGGATCCACACCGGGGAGAAGCCTTACCGCTGCAACGAGTGCGGGAAAAGCTTCAGCGTCAGCTCCACCCTCCTCCAGCACCAGAGGACCCACTCCAGTGGGAAGCCTCACAAGTGCAAGGAATGCGGGAAGCGGTTTGTGGCCAGCGCTCAGCTGCTCACGCACCAGCGGACCCACCGGGGCGAGAAGCCCTACGACTGCACCGTCTGTGGCAAGAGTTTTGGCTTCATCTCTCACCTGGAGAGGCATCAGCGAGTCCACACAGGCGAGAAGCCTTACCAGTGCCCTGAGTGTGGGAAGTGCTTCAGCCGCAGCTCCCACCGGAATCGTCACCAGCGCACTCATTTGGCTGACCGGCCCTTGAAAGGAGGGGCGCGGGGAGGAACTGAGGTGGGGAAAGGCTTCTCCTCATCCTCTAGTGCTAAGCCCCCCAAGGAGCCACTGCCCGCCCTTCCTGAACCTCCGCTCTCCCTCATGCCGCCCTGGTGGAGCGAGGGGGACAGGAACTGCAACACCCCAGTCGCTGCCGCATGGCCTGAGGTCCCGACTCCCTTCCAAGGCCCCATCCCTAGTGCTGCCCCAGCTGGGGGGCTGCGGGGGTGGGGCATGAAGGGGTTCTTGCCTCCAGATCCGTGGAGACTGGGGGAAAGCAGCTCCAGCTGGGCCTCGGCTCTCACCCAAGAGGGCTGGGCGCAGCCTCCCTCCACATCTTGA
- the LOC132572321 gene encoding zinc finger protein 345-like isoform X2, with translation MQENYETLISLEEMAISLPRITALAESHRRGLTSGFPLSKPDLLSWMDRGEDLWVPDLQESEGREILKEASPGDDLRRKNEGDLPHPEAPSKTELRAKSSLEGNPVDGDSQPEERLGTSTAERKGEQMKPHLLTGGISKPLLPHGKPPGGERGHQCSDCGKSFSQKSNLLRHQRLHLDERPHKCDECEKSFSEAKALAKHRKCHVGDKPYKCEDCGKSFSWTSHLERHRRIHTGEKPYKCKECGKAFSVGSHLERHRRIHTGEKPYQCKECGKSFTVSSTLVQHQRTHANDKPYQCQECGKGFNVSANLVAHQRKHQGQKPYECPDCGKSFSFTSHLERHQRIHTGERPYQCTDCGKSFSRSSHLYRHQRIHTGEKPRQCIDCGKNFYLSVATLHHLQTSPNGGRDPTKCAECSRKRAVPEPPLPPSPPVCSEKPYKCPDCGKSFGQSSSLVKHQRIHTGERPYQCPECGKKFSWCSALIKHKRIHTGEKPYRCEECGKAFSVSSHLERHQRVHSPDRPHKCAECGKTYRELASLVKHQKSHAAESKRFRCSDCGKSFSWTSHLERHRRIHTGEKPYECGDCGKSFSVSSHLDRHRRIHTGEKPYRCNECGKSFSVSSTLLQHQRTHSSGKPHKCKECGKRFVASAQLLTHQRTHRGEKPYDCTVCGKSFGFISHLERHQRVHTGEKPYQCPECGKCFSRSSHRNRHQRTHLADRPLKGGARGGTEVGKGFSSSSSAKPPKEPLPALPEPPLSLMPPWWSEGDRNCNTPVAAAWPEVPTPFQGPIPSAAPAGGLRGWGMKGFLPPDPWRLGESSSSWASALTQEGWAQPPSTS, from the exons ATGCAGGAGAATTATGAGACACTCATCTCTCTGG AAGAGATGGCGATTAGCCTGCCTCGGATCACTGCGCTGGCAGAGTCCCACCGGAGAGGGCTGACATCAG GATTTCCACTTTCTAAGCCTGACCTGCTctcttggatggaccgaggggagGATTTGTGGGTCCCAGACCTTCAGGAGTCTGAAGGCAGGGAGATACTGAAGGAGGCCAGCCCAG GTGATGATCTGAGGAGAAAGAATGAGGGGGATCTTCCTCATCCAGAGGCTCCCAGCAAGACAGAGTTAAGAGCAAAGAGTTCTCTAGAGGGGAATCCAGTTGATGGAGACAGCCAGCCAGAAGAGAGGCTAGGAACCTCAACAGCtgaaaggaaaggagagcagATGAAACCGCACCTTCTGACAGGGGGCATCTCCAAACCCCTGTTGCCTCATGGGAAACCACCAGGGGGTGAGAGAGGACACCAGTGTTCAGACTGTGGCAAAAGCTTCAGCCAGAAGTCCAACCTCCTGAGGCACCAGAGGCTCCACTTGGACGAGAGACCCCACAAGTGCGACGAGTGTGAGAAGAGCTTCTCGGAGGCCAAGGCTCTAGCCAAACACCGCAAATGCCATGTGGGCGACAAGCCCTACAAGTGTGAGGACTGTGGAAAAAGCTTCAGCTGGACCTCCCACCTGGAAAGACACCGGAGGATCCACACGGGTGAGAAACCCTACAAGTGCAAGGAGTGTGGGAAAGCATTCAGTGTCGGGTCGCACCTGGAGAGGCACCGGAGAATCCACACGGGAGAGAAGCCCTATCAGTGCaaagagtgtgggaagagcttcaccGTCAGCTCCACCCTGGTCCAGCACCAGAGGACTCATGCGAACGACAAGCCCTATCAGTGCCAGGAGTGTGGGAAGGGCTTCAACGTCAGCGCTAACCTTGTGGCTCACCAGAGGAAACATCAGGGCCAGAAGCCATACGAGTGCCCAGACTGCGGGAAGAGCTTCAGCTTCACTTCCCACCTGGAGAGacaccagagaatccacacaggagagaggcCCTATCAGTGCACggactgtgggaaaagcttcagccgCAGCTCCCACCTCTACAGgcaccagagaatccacacaggggagaagccacgCCAGTGCATAGACTGCGGGAAGAACTTCTACCTCAGCGTAGCGACCCTCCACCACCTCCAGACTTCCCCAAATGGGGGCAGGGACCCCACAAAGTGTGCAGAATGTAGCCGCAAACGGGCTGTCCCTGAGCCcccgcttcccccctcccccccggtttGCAGCGAGAAACCATACAAGTGCCCTGACTGCGGGAAAAGTTTTGGTCAGAGTTCGTCGCTGGTTaaacatcagagaatccacacaggggaaagGCCTTATCAGTGCCCAGAGTGCGGGAAGAAGTTTAGCTGGTGCTCTGCTCTCATCAAGCACAAGAGAATCCACACGGGAGAGAAGCCATACCGGTGTGAAGAGTGTGGCAAAGCCTTCAGTgtcagttcccacctggagaggCACCAGCGTGTGCACTCTCCTGACAGGCCGCACAAGTGTGCCGAATGTGGGAAAACTTACAGAGAACTGGCCTCGTTGGTTAAGCACCAGAAGTCCCACGCAGCTGAGAGCAAGCGCTTTCGGTGTTCCGATTGTGGCAAAAGCTTCAGTTGGACTTCCCACTTGGAAAGGCACcggagaatccacacaggggagaagccttacgAGTGCGGggactgtgggaaaagcttcagcgtCAGCTCCCACTTGGACAGGCACCGGAGGATCCACACCGGGGAGAAGCCTTACCGCTGCAACGAGTGCGGGAAAAGCTTCAGCGTCAGCTCCACCCTCCTCCAGCACCAGAGGACCCACTCCAGTGGGAAGCCTCACAAGTGCAAGGAATGCGGGAAGCGGTTTGTGGCCAGCGCTCAGCTGCTCACGCACCAGCGGACCCACCGGGGCGAGAAGCCCTACGACTGCACCGTCTGTGGCAAGAGTTTTGGCTTCATCTCTCACCTGGAGAGGCATCAGCGAGTCCACACAGGCGAGAAGCCTTACCAGTGCCCTGAGTGTGGGAAGTGCTTCAGCCGCAGCTCCCACCGGAATCGTCACCAGCGCACTCATTTGGCTGACCGGCCCTTGAAAGGAGGGGCGCGGGGAGGAACTGAGGTGGGGAAAGGCTTCTCCTCATCCTCTAGTGCTAAGCCCCCCAAGGAGCCACTGCCCGCCCTTCCTGAACCTCCGCTCTCCCTCATGCCGCCCTGGTGGAGCGAGGGGGACAGGAACTGCAACACCCCAGTCGCTGCCGCATGGCCTGAGGTCCCGACTCCCTTCCAAGGCCCCATCCCTAGTGCTGCCCCAGCTGGGGGGCTGCGGGGGTGGGGCATGAAGGGGTTCTTGCCTCCAGATCCGTGGAGACTGGGGGAAAGCAGCTCCAGCTGGGCCTCGGCTCTCACCCAAGAGGGCTGGGCGCAGCCTCCCTCCACATCTTGA